One Methylosinus sp. C49 DNA segment encodes these proteins:
- a CDS encoding DUF1476 domain-containing protein — protein sequence MSIFDNREETFEKRYVHEQELQFRAEARRNRLFGLWAAEKLGKSGPEAEAYAEALVVAEASANADEQVFSTVKADFAAAGVEQSDHQLRRTLDELLETARLELKQG from the coding sequence ATGAGCATATTCGACAACCGGGAAGAGACTTTCGAAAAACGCTATGTCCATGAGCAGGAGCTTCAGTTCCGCGCCGAGGCTCGGCGCAATAGGCTTTTCGGCCTTTGGGCGGCGGAAAAGCTCGGCAAATCAGGGCCGGAGGCGGAGGCCTACGCCGAGGCCCTGGTGGTCGCCGAGGCTTCCGCCAATGCCGATGAGCAGGTGTTTTCCACAGTGAAGGCGGATTTCGCGGCGGCGGGCGTGGAGCAGTCCGACCATCAGCTTCGCCGCACCCTCGACGAATTGCTGGAGACGGCGCGGCTCGAGCTGAAGCAGGGCTGA
- the lpdA gene encoding dihydrolipoyl dehydrogenase yields the protein MAYDLIVIGTGPGGYVCAIRAAQLGLKTAVVEKRATHGGTCGNVGCIPSKALLHASHMFEEAGHGLSDLGVIVEPPRLDLEKMMKHKADTVAANVGGVAFLFKKNKIDSYHGAGRILGAGRVEVTGENGATQILESQYIVIATGSAVAPLRDVDGKEIAFDEKTILSSTGALELESVPRHLVVVGAGVIGLELGSVWRRLGAQVTVIEYLDRILPGADAEVATRFQKILEKQGFSFHLAAKVTKIDKTPEGVSVSYASTKGGGGTPITANAVLIATGRIPYTVGLGLEETGVATERGRVVIDEHFRTNVPGIFAIGDVVRGAMLAHKAEEEGVAVAEILAGQAGHVNYGVIPSVVYTMPEVAWVGLTEEEAKSAGIAYNVGKFPFSANGRARANRQTEGFVKVLAEAATDRVIGVHILGSDAGELIAEGGVLMEFSGAAEDLARTCHAHPTLSEAIKEAALGVAKRSIHM from the coding sequence ATGGCATATGATCTCATCGTCATCGGCACGGGGCCGGGCGGCTATGTCTGCGCGATTCGCGCGGCGCAGCTCGGCCTCAAGACCGCCGTCGTCGAGAAGCGCGCGACCCATGGCGGCACTTGCGGCAATGTCGGCTGCATCCCCTCCAAGGCGCTGCTGCACGCCTCTCACATGTTCGAGGAGGCGGGCCACGGCCTTTCCGATCTCGGCGTGATCGTCGAGCCGCCGCGGCTCGATCTCGAGAAAATGATGAAGCACAAGGCCGACACGGTGGCGGCCAATGTCGGCGGCGTCGCCTTTCTGTTCAAGAAGAACAAGATCGATTCCTACCATGGCGCCGGCCGCATTCTCGGCGCGGGCCGCGTCGAGGTGACGGGCGAGAATGGCGCGACGCAAATTCTCGAATCGCAATATATCGTCATAGCGACCGGCTCCGCCGTGGCGCCGCTGCGCGATGTCGACGGCAAGGAGATCGCCTTCGACGAGAAGACGATCCTCTCCTCCACCGGGGCGCTCGAGCTCGAATCGGTTCCGCGGCATCTCGTCGTCGTCGGCGCGGGCGTCATCGGCCTCGAGCTCGGCTCGGTCTGGCGGCGGCTCGGCGCGCAGGTGACGGTGATCGAATATCTCGACCGCATCTTGCCGGGCGCCGACGCCGAGGTCGCGACCCGCTTCCAGAAAATTCTGGAGAAGCAGGGCTTTTCCTTCCATCTCGCCGCCAAGGTCACCAAGATCGACAAGACGCCGGAGGGCGTCTCGGTCTCCTACGCCTCCACCAAGGGCGGCGGCGGCACGCCGATAACGGCCAACGCCGTGCTGATCGCCACCGGGCGCATTCCCTATACGGTGGGCCTCGGCCTCGAGGAGACCGGCGTCGCCACCGAGCGCGGACGCGTCGTCATCGACGAGCATTTCCGCACCAATGTGCCGGGCATTTTCGCGATTGGCGATGTGGTGCGCGGCGCCATGCTCGCCCATAAGGCGGAGGAGGAGGGCGTCGCCGTGGCGGAAATCCTCGCCGGCCAGGCGGGGCATGTGAATTACGGGGTGATTCCGTCTGTGGTCTATACGATGCCGGAGGTCGCCTGGGTGGGGCTGACCGAGGAAGAGGCGAAATCGGCGGGGATCGCCTATAATGTCGGCAAATTCCCTTTCTCCGCCAATGGCCGCGCGCGCGCCAATCGGCAGACGGAGGGATTCGTCAAAGTGCTGGCGGAGGCCGCCACCGATCGCGTGATCGGCGTGCATATTCTCGGCTCGGACGCCGGCGAGCTGATCGCCGAAGGCGGCGTGCTGATGGAATTCTCCGGCGCGGCGGAAGATCTCGCCCGCACCTGCCACGCGCATCCGACGCTGTCGGAGGCGATCAAGGAAGCGGCGCTCGGCGTCGCCAAGCGCTCGATCCATATGTGA
- a CDS encoding response regulator transcription factor — MRVLIVDDHPIIVSGCASMLSGEGDIEARDAGDAETALALFVEWRPDIAVVDINLPGASGFELTRRMLRHDEEARIVIFSMNDDPIFAARAIEAGARGYVTKNDDPFLLLRAVREVAAGGVFLMPRLANRLAFDKTAALANPLAELSSRELEILRLLGKGSSMTEIADAVHVSYKTIANTCSLLKRKLGARTPMDLVRIAIEQRLA; from the coding sequence ATGCGTGTCCTGATCGTCGACGATCATCCGATCATCGTCTCCGGCTGCGCTTCCATGCTCTCCGGCGAGGGCGACATAGAAGCGCGCGACGCCGGCGATGCGGAGACGGCGCTGGCGCTCTTCGTCGAATGGCGGCCGGATATCGCCGTCGTCGACATCAACCTCCCCGGCGCCTCCGGCTTCGAGCTGACGCGCCGCATGCTGCGCCACGACGAAGAGGCGCGCATCGTCATCTTTTCCATGAACGACGATCCGATCTTCGCCGCGCGCGCGATAGAGGCCGGCGCCCGCGGCTATGTGACCAAGAACGACGATCCGTTTCTGCTGCTGCGCGCGGTGCGCGAGGTGGCGGCGGGCGGCGTGTTCCTGATGCCGCGGCTCGCCAATCGGCTGGCCTTCGACAAGACCGCGGCGCTCGCCAATCCTCTGGCGGAGCTGAGCTCGCGCGAGCTGGAGATTTTGCGCCTGCTCGGCAAGGGCTCGAGCATGACCGAGATCGCCGACGCGGTGCATGTCTCGTACAAGACGATCGCCAACACATGCTCGCTGCTGAAGCGCAAGCTCGGCGCGCGCACGCCGATGGATCTGGTGCGCATAGCGATAGAGCAACGGCTGGCGTGA
- a CDS encoding tyrosine recombinase XerC: protein MRDSPRAATKRSGAAFLAAPDIVAEALAWLEHLAGERRASRHTLDAYARDARFFLAFLAEHKGAPADAAILSALAPADIRAFMARRRTEGLENRSLLRALAAVRSLMRFLEKKGLAKTDVFGAVHAPKKPHSLPKALSVADARDLTRAETRAGEAREPWVLARDAAALALLYGAGLRISEALSIERDGAPIGAVDRIAITGKGGKTRVVPVIEPVRRAIEEYISLCPYQLAGGPLFVGARGGPLSPRILQLAVERMRGALGLPASATPHALRHSFATHLLGRGGDLRSIQELLGHASLSTTQIYAAVDKNRLLDAWRSAHPRGRDHSKSN from the coding sequence ATGCGCGATTCCCCAAGAGCCGCAACCAAAAGATCGGGCGCCGCCTTTCTGGCGGCGCCCGATATCGTCGCGGAGGCGCTCGCCTGGCTGGAGCATCTCGCCGGGGAAAGGCGCGCCTCCCGCCACACGCTCGACGCCTATGCGCGGGACGCGCGGTTTTTCCTCGCCTTTCTCGCCGAGCACAAGGGCGCGCCGGCCGACGCCGCCATTTTGAGCGCGCTCGCTCCGGCCGACATACGCGCCTTCATGGCGCGGCGGCGGACCGAGGGGCTGGAGAATCGCTCGCTGCTGCGCGCGCTGGCGGCGGTGCGCTCGCTCATGCGCTTTCTCGAGAAAAAGGGCCTCGCCAAGACCGATGTCTTCGGCGCCGTCCACGCGCCCAAAAAGCCGCACAGCCTGCCCAAGGCGCTGAGCGTCGCCGACGCGCGCGATCTCACTCGCGCCGAGACCCGCGCCGGGGAGGCGCGCGAGCCTTGGGTTCTCGCTCGCGACGCCGCCGCTCTGGCGCTGCTCTATGGCGCGGGCTTGCGCATTTCCGAGGCGCTGTCGATCGAGCGCGACGGCGCGCCCATCGGCGCGGTGGATCGCATCGCGATAACCGGCAAGGGCGGCAAGACGCGCGTCGTCCCGGTCATCGAGCCCGTCCGGCGCGCGATAGAGGAATATATCTCGCTCTGCCCCTATCAGCTCGCCGGCGGGCCGCTCTTCGTCGGCGCGCGCGGCGGGCCGCTCTCGCCGCGCATATTGCAGCTCGCCGTGGAGCGCATGCGCGGCGCGCTGGGCCTGCCCGCGAGCGCCACGCCCCATGCGCTGCGCCATTCCTTCGCGACGCATCTGCTCGGCCGCGGCGGCGATCTGCGCAGCATTCAGGAGTTGCTCGGCCACGCCTCGCTCTCGACGACGCAGATCTACGCCGCCGTCGACAAGAACCGGCTTTTGGACGCCTGGCGCTCGGCCCATCCCCGTGGCCGCGATCATTCGAAATCGAATTGA
- the hemA gene encoding 5-aminolevulinate synthase, protein MDYRRFFETAVTRLQEERRYRVFAHLERCVETFPQAVWHRDDGSTRDVTIWCSNDYLGMGQHPDVIAAMVETASRVGAGSGGTRNISGTSHAIVELESELADLHGKEAALVFTSGWISNLAAISTIADLLPDCVILSDASNHNSMIEGVKRSRAERKIFRHNDLAHLEELLIEAGARPKLIVFESLYSMNGNIAPVAEIAALAERYGAMTYIDEVHAVGMYGARGGGICEREGVMHRIDVIEGTLAKGFGTLGGYVAGDRVVIDAIRSYAASFIFTTALPPAVAAAATAAVRLLKARSDLRAAHQRASHITKHALAAAGLPVLENGSHIVPVMVRDAELCKAASDMLLERHDIYIQPINYPTVARGSERLRITPTPRHTPEHIVALVESVADVWQTLGIPFVEPPQHLHVDAESRERCTYPEIKLAAQ, encoded by the coding sequence ATGGACTATCGGCGCTTTTTCGAGACGGCGGTCACTCGTCTCCAGGAGGAACGCCGATATCGGGTCTTCGCCCATCTCGAACGCTGTGTGGAAACCTTTCCGCAAGCGGTCTGGCACCGCGACGACGGCTCGACGCGCGATGTGACGATCTGGTGCTCCAATGACTATCTCGGCATGGGCCAGCACCCCGATGTGATCGCCGCAATGGTGGAGACCGCTTCGCGCGTCGGGGCCGGCTCCGGCGGCACGCGCAACATTTCCGGCACCAGCCATGCGATCGTGGAGCTGGAGAGCGAGCTCGCCGACCTTCATGGCAAGGAGGCCGCGCTCGTTTTCACCTCGGGCTGGATTTCCAATCTCGCGGCCATCTCGACGATCGCCGATCTTCTGCCCGATTGCGTCATTCTCTCCGACGCCTCCAATCATAATTCCATGATCGAGGGCGTTAAGCGCTCGCGCGCCGAGCGCAAGATCTTCCGCCACAATGATCTCGCCCATCTCGAGGAACTGCTGATCGAGGCCGGCGCAAGGCCCAAGCTCATCGTTTTCGAGAGCCTCTACTCGATGAACGGCAATATCGCCCCGGTCGCCGAAATCGCCGCGCTCGCCGAGCGTTACGGCGCGATGACCTATATCGACGAGGTTCATGCCGTCGGCATGTATGGCGCGCGCGGCGGCGGAATCTGCGAGCGTGAGGGCGTCATGCATCGCATCGACGTTATCGAAGGCACGCTGGCCAAGGGGTTCGGCACGCTGGGCGGCTATGTGGCGGGCGACCGCGTGGTCATCGACGCCATTCGCAGCTATGCGGCCTCCTTCATCTTCACCACCGCCCTGCCGCCGGCCGTGGCCGCCGCGGCGACGGCCGCCGTTCGGCTGCTGAAGGCGCGTTCCGATCTGCGCGCCGCACATCAGCGCGCCTCGCATATCACCAAGCATGCGCTGGCCGCCGCTGGCCTGCCGGTGCTGGAGAATGGCTCGCATATCGTGCCGGTGATGGTGCGCGACGCCGAGCTGTGCAAGGCGGCGAGCGACATGCTGCTCGAGCGCCACGACATTTATATTCAGCCGATCAACTATCCGACCGTCGCGCGCGGATCGGAGCGTCTGCGCATCACACCGACGCCGCGCCATACGCCGGAGCACATCGTGGCTCTGGTGGAATCGGTGGCGGACGTCTGGCAGACGCTCGGCATCCCCTTTGTGGAGCCGCCGCAGCATCTGCATGTCGATGCGGAAAGCCGCGAGCGCTGTACCTATCCCGAGATCAAGCTCGCCGCGCAGTGA
- a CDS encoding ATP-binding protein — MLKGLSLRARLLALLGATLATGLALGVGLLMLHAASRVRAESDSTARLAREFVATALASVEESDDPLAALRDRLAEVERLRHIHIYMAGSGAAGARMGDGRRAPGWFAALVAGPPSETRIALDGRGRLRGELALAADPGDEIDEIWEEVWALALGAAALALAGFGVVSVVLSRALAPVSTLAEALRRIEQGDRDVRMAAGDAPEFVAIAGRVDALAETLARFDAENRALVERIIHVQDEERRDIARDLHDEIGPFLFSIRAGLGALARKLEGARREDCLNIDVQLGALQQVNRRILGRLRPAALDEMGLEGALQALAQGWRDLDPDVALGLHIDETGEPLDESIALTAYRIVQEGLTNVFRHASATRVDVSVERIEAGGKTELRVTVRDDGAGVPDGAREGIGLRGMGERVAALGGRLTLETATPRGALLVARLPL, encoded by the coding sequence ATGTTGAAAGGATTGTCCTTGCGCGCCAGGCTGCTGGCGCTGCTCGGCGCGACGCTCGCGACCGGGCTCGCCCTCGGCGTCGGCCTCTTGATGCTGCACGCCGCTTCGCGCGTGCGCGCCGAATCGGACAGCACGGCGCGCCTCGCGCGGGAGTTCGTGGCGACGGCGCTGGCCAGCGTCGAGGAGAGCGACGATCCGCTCGCGGCGCTGCGCGACCGGCTCGCCGAGGTGGAGCGGCTGCGGCACATTCATATCTATATGGCCGGCTCCGGCGCGGCGGGGGCGCGGATGGGGGACGGCCGGCGCGCGCCCGGCTGGTTCGCGGCGCTGGTCGCCGGGCCGCCCAGCGAGACGCGCATCGCGCTCGACGGCCGCGGGCGCCTGCGCGGGGAGCTCGCGCTCGCCGCCGATCCCGGGGACGAGATCGACGAGATTTGGGAGGAGGTGTGGGCGCTGGCGCTGGGCGCGGCGGCTCTGGCGCTCGCCGGCTTCGGCGTGGTGTCGGTGGTCCTCTCCCGCGCCCTCGCGCCGGTCTCCACTCTCGCCGAGGCGCTGCGGCGCATAGAGCAAGGCGATCGCGACGTGCGCATGGCCGCCGGCGACGCGCCGGAATTCGTCGCCATCGCCGGACGGGTCGATGCGCTGGCGGAGACGCTCGCGCGCTTCGACGCGGAAAACCGCGCCTTGGTGGAGCGCATCATCCATGTGCAGGACGAGGAGCGGCGCGACATCGCCCGCGATCTGCATGACGAGATCGGGCCCTTTCTGTTCAGCATTCGCGCCGGGCTCGGCGCGCTCGCCCGCAAGCTCGAGGGCGCGCGTCGGGAAGATTGCCTGAATATCGACGTGCAGCTCGGCGCGCTGCAGCAGGTCAATCGCCGCATTCTCGGCCGGCTGCGGCCGGCGGCGCTCGACGAGATGGGCCTCGAGGGCGCGCTGCAGGCGCTCGCCCAAGGCTGGCGCGATCTCGATCCCGATGTCGCGCTCGGCCTCCATATCGACGAGACCGGGGAGCCGCTCGACGAGTCGATCGCCCTCACCGCCTATCGCATCGTGCAGGAGGGGCTCACCAATGTGTTCCGCCATGCGAGCGCCACGCGCGTCGATGTGTCGGTGGAGCGCATAGAGGCCGGCGGCAAGACGGAATTGCGCGTCACCGTGCGCGACGACGGCGCCGGCGTGCCCGATGGCGCGCGCGAAGGCATTGGGCTGCGCGGCATGGGCGAGCGCGTCGCCGCCCTCGGCGGGCGGCTGACGCTGGAGACAGCCACGCCGCGCGGCGCGCTGCTGGTGGCGCGTCTCCCTCTCTAG
- a CDS encoding usg protein, whose translation MASREFRRMLEGYGLTTANIFYRLPDHPAIMQSYIWQDYDLQPEFPQLRKFLDFWQRSLDGRLHSVQVAHSGLIRPAEISLVDKEFRLH comes from the coding sequence ATGGCGTCGCGCGAATTTCGCCGAATGCTCGAAGGCTATGGGCTGACCACGGCCAATATTTTCTACCGTCTGCCCGATCACCCCGCGATCATGCAGTCCTACATCTGGCAGGACTACGATCTGCAGCCCGAATTTCCGCAATTGCGGAAGTTTCTGGATTTTTGGCAGAGGAGCCTCGACGGGCGGCTCCACTCGGTGCAAGTGGCGCATAGCGGGCTCATTCGCCCGGCGGAAATCTCCTTGGTGGACAAGGAGTTCCGTCTGCACTGA
- the purC gene encoding phosphoribosylaminoimidazolesuccinocarboxamide synthase translates to MDFLKPRLIPMNRRRRIYEGKAKVLYEGPEPGTLIQHFKDDATAFNAKKHEVIDGKGVLNNRISEFVFQHLNDIGVPTHFIRRLNMREQLIREVEIVPLEIVVRNVAAGSLSKRLGMEEGTQLPRSIIEFYYKNDALDDPMVSEEHITAFGWASPQEIDDIMALAIRVNDFLSGLFLGVGIRLVDFKMECGRLWEGDMMRIVVADEISPDSCRLWDIKSNDKLDKDRFRRDMGGLVEAYTEVARRLGILQENETPRPSQPKLVQ, encoded by the coding sequence ATGGATTTTCTCAAGCCCCGGTTGATCCCGATGAATCGCCGCCGCCGCATCTACGAAGGCAAGGCCAAGGTCCTCTACGAGGGGCCGGAGCCGGGCACCTTGATTCAGCACTTCAAGGACGACGCCACCGCTTTCAACGCCAAAAAGCACGAGGTCATCGACGGCAAGGGCGTCCTCAACAACCGCATCTCGGAATTCGTCTTCCAGCACCTCAACGACATCGGCGTGCCGACGCATTTCATCCGCCGGCTGAACATGCGCGAGCAGCTGATTCGCGAGGTGGAGATCGTTCCGCTCGAGATCGTGGTGCGCAATGTCGCCGCCGGCTCGCTGTCCAAGCGCCTCGGCATGGAGGAAGGCACGCAGCTGCCGCGCTCCATCATCGAGTTCTATTACAAGAACGACGCGCTCGACGACCCGATGGTGTCGGAAGAGCACATCACCGCCTTCGGCTGGGCGAGCCCGCAGGAGATCGACGACATCATGGCCTTGGCCATTCGCGTCAATGATTTCCTCTCCGGCCTCTTCCTCGGCGTCGGCATCCGCCTCGTCGACTTCAAGATGGAGTGCGGGCGGCTGTGGGAAGGCGACATGATGCGCATCGTCGTCGCCGACGAGATTTCCCCCGATTCCTGCCGGCTGTGGGACATCAAGTCCAACGACAAGCTGGACAAGGACCGCTTCCGCCGCGACATGGGCGGCCTCGTCGAGGCCTATACGGAAGTGGCCCGCCGTCTCGGCATTCTGCAAGAGAACGAGACGCCCCGGCCGAGCCAGCCCAAGCTGGTGCAGTAA